The proteins below come from a single Ascaphus truei isolate aAscTru1 unplaced genomic scaffold, aAscTru1.hap1 HAP1_SCAFFOLD_1630, whole genome shotgun sequence genomic window:
- the LOC142476635 gene encoding uncharacterized protein LOC142476635, with the protein MCFQPCRSLEESVGKPLYLIFRNLIQMQEDNSGFSLLLDLLSELYQKQPKIGYHLLYYLKASKAAAGKMNLYESFAQATQLGDLHTCLMMDMKACQEDDVRLLCYLTPSIYSEFPDETLRSGELLNMIVAVIDSAQLQELVCHVMMGNLVMFRKDSVLNILIQSLEWETFEQYCTWQLFLAHNIPLETIIPILQHLKYKEHPEALSCLLLQLRREKPSEEMVKMVLSRPCHPDDQFTTSILRHWCLKHDDHLAEHIKSLLIKNNSLPRKRQRYEARVPISTLLTPTHLYSLLPISTHPYPTLLYSPLPISTHHYPSLLYSTLPISTRPIPTLLTPTQLFSHLPFSTHPIPTLLASSLLTLTQLYSPYPNSSHSYPTLLTPTQLFSPLSISTHHYPSLPYSPRPISPLSISSLLTPTYLFPSHPYPSLPYSPLPISSLLFPTHLFPTHPYPSLPYSSLPYSPLLISSLLAPTHLFPTRPYPSLPCSLLPISSLLTPTQLYSPLPNSTHPYQSLLYSPLPNSTHPYPTLLTPTNSTHPYQSLLYSPYPTLLTPTQLYSPLPISPLLTPTQLYSP; encoded by the exons ATGTGTTTCCAACCTTGCAGATCCTTGGAGGAGTCGGTGGGGAAACCCCTGTACTTAATATTTCG GAACCTGATCCAGATGCAGGAAGATAACAGCGGCTTCTCCCTGCTCCTGGACCTCCTGTCTGAGCTGTACCAGAAGCAGCCCAAGATTGGCTACCACCTGCTGTACTACCTGAAGGCCAG taaggcAGCGGCTGGAAAGATGAATCTCTATGAGTCGTTTGCTCAGGCTACGCAGCTGGGAGACCTGCACACCTGTCTGATGATGGATATGAAGGCGTGTCAGGAGGACGATGTCCGCCTGCTCTGCTACCTGACCCCCTCTATATACAGCGAG TTTCCAGACGAGACGCTCAGGAGCGGAGAGCTGCTGAATATGATCGTCGCTGTCATAGACTCCGCACAG CTGCAGGAGTTGGTGTGCCACGTGATGATGGGGAACCTGGTGATGTTCAGGAAAGACTCGGTGTTAAACATCCTCA TCCAGAGCCTGGAGTGGGAGACCTTTGAGCAGTACTGCACCTGGCAGCTCTTCCTCGCACATAACATCCCCCTGGAGACAATCATCCCAATCCTGCAGCACCTCAAGTATAAAG AACACCCAGAGGCCCTGTCCTGCTTACTGCTGCAGCTCCGCAGAGAGAA GCCCAGTGAGGAGATGGTGAAGATGGTCCTGAGCCGCCCCTGCCACCCTGATGACCAGTTTACAACCAGCATCCTGCGCCATTGGTGCCTCAAGCACGATGACCACCTGGCCGAGCACATCAAGTCTCTGCTCATCAAGAACAACAGCCTGCCTCGGAAACGGCAGAGGTACGAGGCGCGAGTGCCCATCTCAACTCTACTCACTCCTACCCATCTCTACTCACTCCTACCCATCTCTACTCACCCCTACCCAACTCTTCTCTACTCACCCCTACCCATCTCTACTCACCACTACCCGTCTCTTCTCTACTCAACCCTACCCATCTCTACTCGCCCCATCCCTACTCTACTCACTCCTACCCAACTCTTCTCACACCTACCCTTCTCTACTCACCCCATCCCAACTCTACTAGCCTCTTCTCTACTCACCCTTACCCAACTCTACTCACCCTATCCCAACTCTTCTCACTCCTACCCAACTCTTCTCACTCCTACCCAACTCTTCTCACCCCTATCCATCTCTACTCACCACTACCCGTCTCTTCCCTACTCACCCCGACCCATCTCACCCCTATCCATCTCTTCCCTTCTCACCCCTACCTATCTCTTCCCTTCTCACCCCTACCCATCTCTTCCCTACTCACCCCTACCCATCTCTTCCCTACTCTTCCCTACTCATCTCTTCCCTACTCACCCCTACCCATCTCTTCCCTACTCATCTCTTCCCTACTCGCCCCTACTCATCTCTTCCCTACTCGCTCCTACCCATCTCTTCCCTACTCGCCCCTACCCATCTCTTCCCTGCTCACTCCTACCCATCTCTTCCCTGCTCACCCCTACCCAACTCTACTCACCCCTACCCAACTCTACTCACCCCTACCAATCTCTCCTCTACTCACCCCTACCCAACTCTACTCACCCCTACCCAACTCTACTCACCCCTACCAACTCTACTCACCCCTACCAATCTCTCCTCTACTCACCCTACCCAACTCTACTCACCCCTACCCAACTCTACTCACCCCTACCAATCTCTCCTCTACTCACCCCTACCCAACTCTACTCACCC